The DNA segment ATAACACATAAAATTAAAAATTCCCGGAATATGCCAATCCTTAATAGCGAAAAACTAATTATTGCATTAAAAAAACTTAGCGACTTTATGATTGATCCCGATCAGGAGTTCAAAAATCTCATCCAATCGGCCGCAAACAGCAATGCATGGTTTACCACAGCCGAAGTAGAAAGGGCATTGAAAGCTTTACACAAAATGCTAAACCAGGAAGACCTTGAAGTATGGTTTAAGGACATTAAAGTAAATAACACACCTAAAAAAGTGGGATTAATATTGGCAGGAAATATCCCGCTGGTTGGTTTTCACGATGTGATTTCAGTACTGTCTACAGGAAACATTGCTTTAATTAAGCTTTCCTCTTCGGATGATAAGCTGTTACCTGCATTGTTGAAACATCTGGTTGCCATTGAACCCCTGCTTACTGAGCGTATTGTTTATGTAGAGCGACTGAAAGATTTTGATGCCGTAATTGCTACCGGCAGCAACAATACTTCAAGGTATTTTGATTTTTATTTTGGTAAAGGCCCCAACATCATCAGAAAAAACAGGAACAGTATCGCCATAATTGATGGAAAAGAAAGCCGCGAACAATTGGCGCAGCTGGGGCACGATATATTCGATTATTTTGGTTTAGGTTGCAGAAATGTATCAAAGCTCTATATCCCTGAAGGATATGACATTAAACACTTTTTCGAGCCTATCGAACCCTTCAAGGAAATCATCAATCATTTCAAATACAACAACAATTACGATTACAATAAATCTATTTACCTGGTCAACCTGAAAGCCCATTTCGACAATGGCTTTTTGTTGCTGACTGAAGGTGAAAGCCTCTCCTCGCCACTCGCCGTTTTATATTTTGAATATTATAACAACATCAGCGAACTGGAAGAAAAGTTAAGAAAAGAAACAGCACATATTCAGTGTATAGTAAGTAACCTGCCTTTAAAACTGGATACACCTGTATTGGGATTTGGACAAAGCCAAAACCCTAAGTTATGGGATTATGCAGATAATGTGAATACCGTAGCTTTTTTAAACACAATTTAATTAAATAGCCTTAACTTAAGTCTTTCATCAAAATAGTGAGCCATACAGCCAGACTTTTCTTTTGTTTATTACCTGTGTTAACATGGATCGTCAATAGCAGCATCGCACAGACCTGTGTGGGTTCTTTAGGTGATCCTGTTGTAAATAACGACTTTGGCCGGGGAGCTGCAAACTATGGCCCTGCTTTAATCAACAGTACCACTTATAATTTTGTAGGTACCGGTACCCCTAGTGATGGAAGTTACACCATTACAAAAACAACGGCAGGCATGCATGTAGGAAACTGGCACCAGATCCGCAACCATACACCTAATGATCCCGATGGTTATATGATGATTGTGAATGCAAATGATGTTCCGGGTGTATTTTATGAGGCTGAAGTACCGGTAGACCTTTGTCCGAACACGACATACGAATTTGCGGCATGGGTAATTAATCTGCTTACCTACAGTGGCAAAAAACCGAACCTTACATTTTCCATACTTAGCCTCAACAACCAGCCGCTGGCCACACCTTATAATACCGGCGACATCACAGAGGGCAGCGCTACAGACTGGAAACAATATGGATTTTTATTTAGTACTACAGGAAATGTGAACCGGGTAAAAATCAGGATTACCAATAACGGACCTGGCGGAAACGGGAACGATATTGCTTTAGATGACATCACCTTCAGGGCTTGCGGACCCAAATTAACCCCATCGGTCAATCTCGCAAGTTTAACCACGCAGCATCTATGTGAAGGTGAAAGCAAAGATTACAGTTTTAAGGTTGAAGTAGAGGGCTCAACTACACTTCAGTACCAATGGCAGTTAAATACAGGGAACGGATGGAATGACATCCCCAATGAAACGGGTACAGCCCTCAGTGTTAAGTTTGTCCAGGCCCTAAAGGGAACCTATCAATATCGCCTCGCCGCAGCCGAACCGGTCAACTTCAATACGGCCTCCTGCCGAACTTTGTCATTGCCCATCACAGTTCAGGTAAACCCACTACCTGTCCCTGTTTTACCCAACGTGGCCACTTTTTGTGTTGGCGATCAGATTGCATTGAATTTAACTGCTGTTCCAGGGGCTACTTATTTATGGACAGGGCCAAACAGTTATCATTCTACTGAGCCATCGCCGGTTATCAATGATGCCGCTCTACAAATGCAGGGCCTTTATAAGGTAACCATAACCTCTCCTGCCAATTGTACTGCAGAGGGTCAGACCTTAATACAAATCGTACCCCGCCCTGTTGCTGTTGTTTTGCCTGTTGCCCCTATATGCCAGGGTAATGCCGTACAACTGAATGCTTCCGGCGGAACCAGCTACAGCTGGTCGCCATCTACCGGCCTGTCCGATGCAAATGCAGCCAATCCGATGGCCACCCCTAAGCTCACTACAACTTATACCGTTACAGTTTCCAATGGGGCTTGTGAAGCCAGCGCAGCTGTTACCCTTATTGTAAATGAAAATGCAACTGCTTATGCCGGTGCCGACAAAAAAATCCTTGAGGGACAGCAGACTACTTTAGATGGAGTTGTGGGCGATAATTCAAATTTTTTCTGGTCGCCCGCCGAAGGCCTGGATGATCCTTATAAGCTCATCCCGATAGCCGCTCCAACCAGGGATATTACCTACACGCTCAATGCCATTTCCAAATTCGGCTGCAGCAGTGCTGCTGACCAGGTATTGGTAAAAGTATATAAAACGGTAATTGTACCCAATTCCTTTAGCCCCAACGGAGATGGTATCAACGACCTCTGGAACATTACTGCAATTGAAACCTATGCCAATTCAAATGTAAAAATAATGAACCGGTACGGTCGTCTCCTTTTCGAGAGTTCCGGCTATGAAAAACCCTGGAACGGGAAATACAAAAATGAAGACCTGCCATCAGGCGTTTATTATTATGTTATTCATTTAAATCCGGAACTTAAACCCCTTACCGGTTCATTAATGCTGATCAGATAAATAGGCCAGATACCTTAAATCTCATTTTGAAATACTATTTTTGAACGATGTATGTTATTAAAGTAAAAGGCATTGCCAAGATTCCGGATTATGTACAATTGAGGGATGATAAATTTACCTTATTGGCATACTTTAGGGTAGACAGGCCAGACAAATCCTTGGAAAAACTGGGGCTGGGCGACAAACTGCCTTATATTATGAATTTTGTAAATAATTTGCCTTTCGGACAAATTGCTAAATTAGATATCTGAACATGACAGGAAGCACAGTTATAAATTTAAAGAATGTAGATGTATTTCAGCAAAAACATCTCGTTTTGTCGAACGTTAATTTGAATATTGACAAAGGGGAGTTTGTTTTTTTAATCGGACAAACGGGTTCCGGAAAAAGCAGCTTGCTCAAGATCATTTACGGTGATCTGCATATTGGCAACGGTGAGGGACAGATTGCGGGCTTTGACCTGAAAAAACTAGGCAATAAAGAAGTACCCTTTTTACGTAGAAAACTAGGCATTGTGTTCCAGGACTTTCAATTACTGACGGACAGGACTGTTGAAAAGAATCTGGAGTTTGTGCTTAAAGCAACCGGCTGGACCGATAAAAACCTCATCACCGAACGGATCAAGGATGTACTGGAAAAGGTTGGCCTGCGCTCCAAGATCAAAAAAATGCCCCACGAACTTTCCGGTGGCGAACAGCAACGTGTAGTAATTGCCCGTGCCCTGCTCAACAATCCGGAGATCATCCTTGCCGATGAGCCTACAGGAAACCTGGATCCTGATACTTCAGAAGAAATTGTAATGCTGTTAAAGCAGATCAGTCAGAGCGGAACAGCCGTTTTAATGGCCACTCACGATTACCACATCATCCGTACATTCCCTTCCCGCATCATCAAATGCGAAAGTGGGATTGTCCATGAAGATGCACAGATTGTTTAGTCCCGTTTTCTGACAAAATTTTCTTAATCAGCCATTCCAGGTAGTCTTTTCATTTTAAAACTGACAGCATGACTGATAATTTCCTATTGGCAAAGCTTTTGAGTTTATAACCAAAATTCTACTATACTATGTTTAGCAAGAAGAAAAAACACGATAATCAAGATACAACTATGCAAAATCAGGACCCTGCAGCACCTAATGCTGAAGATCTGTTGATAAATGTTACAGAAGAAACGCAAAACGAAGGCGCTGAAACAGCTGCCCAAGCTACTGACGAAAATACAGTCGAAATTTCCGCAGAAGAAAAACTGCAACAGGAAAATGCTGCTTTGAATGATAAATATCTGCGTTTATTTGCAGAATTTGACAATTACAAACGCCGTACGCAAAAAGAACGCATAGAATTGCTGCAAACTGCAGGTAAGGATGTGATCATTTCTTTATTACCTGTACTGGATGATTTTGACCGTGCCAATAAAGCCATGGAAACTGCTACTGATGTAAATTCGGTAAAAGAAGGTGTTAATCTGGTACATAGCAAATTAAAAGGCATACTGGCCCAGAAAGGACTGAAAGAAATAGAAAGTATCGATACCGCTTTTGATACGGATAACCACGAAGCCATTACTAAAATACCTGCTCCAAATGAGGAAATGAAGGGGAAAGTAATAGATGAATTAGAAAAAGGATATACCTTAAACGACAAAGTGATCCGCTTTGCCAAAGTAGTAGTAGGTAGTTAATATTTTTATGAGCAAAAGAGATTATTATGATGTGCTTGGTGTATCCAGAAACACATCTGCAGACGAGATTAAAAAGGCTTATCGTAAACTGGCCATTAAGTATCACCCGGATAAAAACCCGAATGATAAAGCAGCTGAAGAAAAATTCAAAGAAGCAGCTGAGGC comes from the Pedobacter heparinus DSM 2366 genome and includes:
- a CDS encoding acyl-CoA reductase; this translates as MPILNSEKLIIALKKLSDFMIDPDQEFKNLIQSAANSNAWFTTAEVERALKALHKMLNQEDLEVWFKDIKVNNTPKKVGLILAGNIPLVGFHDVISVLSTGNIALIKLSSSDDKLLPALLKHLVAIEPLLTERIVYVERLKDFDAVIATGSNNTSRYFDFYFGKGPNIIRKNRNSIAIIDGKESREQLAQLGHDIFDYFGLGCRNVSKLYIPEGYDIKHFFEPIEPFKEIINHFKYNNNYDYNKSIYLVNLKAHFDNGFLLLTEGESLSSPLAVLYFEYYNNISELEEKLRKETAHIQCIVSNLPLKLDTPVLGFGQSQNPKLWDYADNVNTVAFLNTI
- a CDS encoding gliding motility-associated C-terminal domain-containing protein, translating into MLTWIVNSSIAQTCVGSLGDPVVNNDFGRGAANYGPALINSTTYNFVGTGTPSDGSYTITKTTAGMHVGNWHQIRNHTPNDPDGYMMIVNANDVPGVFYEAEVPVDLCPNTTYEFAAWVINLLTYSGKKPNLTFSILSLNNQPLATPYNTGDITEGSATDWKQYGFLFSTTGNVNRVKIRITNNGPGGNGNDIALDDITFRACGPKLTPSVNLASLTTQHLCEGESKDYSFKVEVEGSTTLQYQWQLNTGNGWNDIPNETGTALSVKFVQALKGTYQYRLAAAEPVNFNTASCRTLSLPITVQVNPLPVPVLPNVATFCVGDQIALNLTAVPGATYLWTGPNSYHSTEPSPVINDAALQMQGLYKVTITSPANCTAEGQTLIQIVPRPVAVVLPVAPICQGNAVQLNASGGTSYSWSPSTGLSDANAANPMATPKLTTTYTVTVSNGACEASAAVTLIVNENATAYAGADKKILEGQQTTLDGVVGDNSNFFWSPAEGLDDPYKLIPIAAPTRDITYTLNAISKFGCSSAADQVLVKVYKTVIVPNSFSPNGDGINDLWNITAIETYANSNVKIMNRYGRLLFESSGYEKPWNGKYKNEDLPSGVYYYVIHLNPELKPLTGSLMLIR
- a CDS encoding cell division ATP-binding protein FtsE, yielding MTGSTVINLKNVDVFQQKHLVLSNVNLNIDKGEFVFLIGQTGSGKSSLLKIIYGDLHIGNGEGQIAGFDLKKLGNKEVPFLRRKLGIVFQDFQLLTDRTVEKNLEFVLKATGWTDKNLITERIKDVLEKVGLRSKIKKMPHELSGGEQQRVVIARALLNNPEIILADEPTGNLDPDTSEEIVMLLKQISQSGTAVLMATHDYHIIRTFPSRIIKCESGIVHEDAQIV
- a CDS encoding nucleotide exchange factor GrpE, whose protein sequence is MQNQDPAAPNAEDLLINVTEETQNEGAETAAQATDENTVEISAEEKLQQENAALNDKYLRLFAEFDNYKRRTQKERIELLQTAGKDVIISLLPVLDDFDRANKAMETATDVNSVKEGVNLVHSKLKGILAQKGLKEIESIDTAFDTDNHEAITKIPAPNEEMKGKVIDELEKGYTLNDKVIRFAKVVVGS